A single genomic interval of Corylus avellana chromosome ca10, CavTom2PMs-1.0 harbors:
- the LOC132164379 gene encoding scarecrow-like protein 33, whose product MDPKFSGLPDSINNVLVADDHTFSPNSNEYPDLLNEYTFNLPSPDFSFLESSSLSPDLGHTDFAPPITVDPAAQPYAPSAGDSMSTPSVGTSPGEDLTSDDTEFSETVLKYIGQILMEDNIEDKPCLFYDPLGLKVTEKSFYDALGQKYPPSPNIHQEEPTYINLNLASPDDVFSASTGGDYGTNSGSSTSNSTDPQWVSDVGEYKSSFSQVVAPGDYVFQSNLQPTNGSQFLANQSNSVTNIGDGMELLAHNIFTDSESVLQFRRGLEEASKFLPRGNQLVVDSGTSMVSPELKGEDQKVELKGEKGERENLPDGLRGRKNHERDDVAVEEGRRNKQSVVYVEESELTEMFDKLLVSSEAISLPHDNNNNETVQNEASKASQPNAQPQGVSGGKSRAKKQGKKKETVDLSTLLIQCAQAVSTGGIRTANELLTLIRQHSSPYGDGSQRLAHFFANGLEARLAGTGTRTQICYSSLISKRISAVEILKANNVPLSTIPFKRISLFFANKMIDKVAKKATRLHIIDFGVEYGFHWPLLIHMLSKRVGGPPKLRMTGIEIPQPGFRPTESIEETGRRLAKYCERFDVPFEYHALASQNWETIQIEDLKIDRNEVLVVNCWYRFKNVLDETVEETVEETSPRDAILNLIRRINPNIFVHSIINGSYGSPFFVTRFREALYHFSALYDIFDVTLPRVRENQERLMFEREFLGREAMNVLACEGLQRVERPETYKQWQVRTIRAGFRQLPLDREVMTLFKSKMMKCYHKDFVLDEDNHWMLQGWKGRIVYASSCWVPN is encoded by the coding sequence ATGGATCCTAAGTTTTCTGGGTTGCCTGATTCCATAAACAATGTCTTGGTAGCTGATGACCATACCTTTTCACCCAATTCCAATGAATACCCAGATCTTTTAAACGAGTACACATTCAATTTGCCCTCCCCTGATTTTAGCTTCCTTGAAAGTTCATCGCTTTCACCTGACCTGGGTCACACTGATTTCGCTCCGCCGATAACTGTGGACCCAGCAGCACAGCCATATGCTCCGTCCGCTGGCGATAGCATGAGCACACCGTCTGTGGGTACGAGTCCGGGGGAAGACTTGACCTCGGACGACACTGAGTTCTCGGAAACGGTTCTCAAGTACATAGGCCAGATACTTATGGAAGATAACATAGAGGACAAGCCCTGCCTGTTTTACGACCCTTTGGGTCTAAAAGTCACCGAGAAATCCTTCTATGATGCTCTCGGTCAGAAATACCCTCCTTCCCCCAATATACACCAGGAAGAACCAACTTATATCAATCTCAACTTGGCAAGCCCTGATGATGTTTTTTCTGCAAGCACTGGTGGTGATTATGGTACTAATAGTGGTTCTAGCACTAGCAATAGTACTGATCCACAGTGGGTCAGTGATGTTGGGGAGTACAAGTCGTCTTTTTCGCAAGTTGTTGCTCCTGGTGACTATGTTTTCCAGTCCAATTTGCAGCCCACTAATGGATCTCAGTTTTTAGCCAATCAGTCGAACAGCGTGACTAATATCGGTGATGGCATGGAGCTTTTGGCTCATAACATTTTTACTGATAGTGAATCTGTGTTGCAATTTAGGAGAGGGTTAGAAGAAGCTAGTAAGTTCCTTCCTAGGGGTAATCAGTTGGTGGTTGATTCAGGGACTAGCATGGTATCACCAGAGTTGAAGGGAGAGGATCAAAAGGTGGAACTCAAGGGAGAgaagggtgagagagagaatttacCAGATGGGTTGAGGGGAAGGAAGAATCATGAGAGAGACGATGTAGCTGTAGAAGAGGGGAGGAGGAATAAGCAGTCTGTGGTTTATGTGGAAGAGAGTGAATTGACAGAAATGTTTGATAAGTTGTTGGTTTCCTCCGAAGCTATTTCTCTGCCACACGATAACAATAACAATGAAACCGTGCAGAATGAAGCAAGCAAGGCCTCACAGCCAAATGCGCAGCCTCAAGGAGTTAGTGGTGGGAAGAGCCGTGCTAAGAAACAGGGCAAAAAGAAGGAAACGGTTGATTTGAGTACTCTTTTGATTCAATGTGCGCAAGCTGTATCAACAGGTGGCATTAGAACTGCAAATGAGTTACTGACGCTGATTAGGCAGCACTCTTCCCCTTATGGTGATGGGTCTCAAAGGTTGGCTCATTTCTTTGCTAATGGCCTCGAGGCACGCTTGGCTGGCACTGGCACTAGAACTCAAATTTGTTATAGTTCCTTAATTTCCAAAAGGATATCAGCTGTTGAAATATTGAAAGCTAACAACGTTCCTCTTTCAACCATCCCTTTCAAGAGGATCTCACTATTCTTTGCTAACAAAATGATTGATAAAGTAGCAAAGAAAGCAACACGTCTTCATATTATAGACTTTGGTGTCGAATATGGTTTCCATTGGCCACTTCTAATCCATATGCTTTCAAAAAGAGTTGGAGGACCTCCCAAGCTACGTATGACAGGGATAGAAATTCCACAACCCGGATTCCGTCCAACTGAAAGTATTGAGGAGACTGGTCGTCGCTTGGCTAAGTATTGTGAGCGGTTTGATGTTCCTTTTGAGTACCATGCTCTAGCATCACAGAACTGGGAGACTATCCAAATTGAGGACCTCAAGATTGATAGGAATGAGGTGCTTGTTGTGAACTGTTGGTACCGGTTTAAGAACGTACTTGATGAGACAGTTGAAGAGACAGTTGAAGAGACCAGTCCACGGGATGCCATTTTGAATTTAATCAGGAGGATAAATCCCAATATATTTGTTCATTCTATTATTAATGGATCCTACGGTTCCCCCTTCTTTGTCACACGGTTCCGAGAAGCACTCTACCACTTCTCTGCATTGTATGACATATTTGATGTTACTTTACCCCGTGTCCGTGAGAACCAAGAGAGGTTGATGTTTGAGAGAGAGTTCCTTGGGAGGGAGGCTATGAATGTTTTAGCATGTGAGGGCTTACAAAGGGTTGAGAGGCCCGAGACTTACAAGCAGTGGCAGGTCCGGACTATAAGGGCTGGCTTCAGGCAGCTCCCATTGGACCGAGAGGTGATGACCTTGTTCAAGTCTAAGATGATGAAATGCTACCACAAAGATTTTGTACTTGATGAAGACAACCACTGGATGCTTCAGGGATGGAAGGGCCGAATTGTCTATGCTTCCTCTTGTTGGGTGCCAAATTAG
- the LOC132164776 gene encoding scarecrow-like protein 34, producing MDPKFSGLPDSINNVLVADDHAFSPNSNQYPDLLNEYTFNLPSPDFSFLESSSLSPDLGHTDFAPPITVDPAAQPYAPSAGESMSTPSVGTSPGVDSSSDDTEFSETVLKYIGQILMEENIKDKPSLFYDPLGLQVTEKSFYDALGQKYPSSLNLQPSNGSQFLANQSNSVTNIGDGMELLPQNIFIDSESVLQFRRGLEEATKFLPRGNQLLVDLGTSMVSPDWKGEDQKVEIKGEKGRENSPDGLRVRKNHEREDVEVEEGKSNKKSAVYVEESELTEMFDKLFVSTEAISLPHDNNNNETVQNEASKASQPNAQPQGVSGGKSRAKKQDKKKETVDLRTLLIQCAQAVSTGDIRIANELLKQIRQHCSPYGDGSQRLAHFFANGLEARLAGTGTGTGTQIFYSSLIFKRISASEMLKAYNVSLSAIPFKRISLFFANKMINKVAEKATRLHIIDFGVEYGFHWPLLIHMLSKRVGGPPKLRITGIEIPQPGFRPTESIEETGRRLAKYCERFDVPFEYHALASQNWETIQIEDLKIDRNEVLVVNCWYRFKNVLDETVEETVEETSPRDAILNLIRRINPNIFVHSIINGSYGSPFFVTRFREALHHFSALYDIIDVTLPHVRENQQRLMFEREVLGREAMNVLACEGLQRVERPETYKQWQVRTIRAGFRQLPLDREVMTLFKSKMMKCYHKDFVLDEDNHWMLQGWKGRIVYASSCWVPN from the coding sequence ATGGATCCTAAGTTTTCTGGGTTGCCTGATTCCATAAACAATGTCTTGGTAGCTGATGACCATGCCTTTTCACCCAATTCCAATCAATACCCAGATCTTTTAAACGAGTACACATTCAATTTGCCCTCCCCTGATTTTAGCTTCCTTGAAAGTTCATCGCTTTCACCTGACCTGGGTCACACTGATTTCGCTCCGCCGATAACTGTGGACCCAGCAGCACAGCCATATGCTCCGTCCGCTGGCGAAAGCATGAGCACACCGTCTGTGGGTACGAGTCCGGGGGTAGACTCGTCCTCGGACGACACGGAGTTCTCGGAAACGGTTCTCAAGTACATAGGCCAGATACTTATGGAAGAGAACATAAAGGACAAGCCCAGCTTGTTTTACGACCCTCTGGGTCTCCAAGTCACTGAGAAATCCTTCTATGATGCTCTCGGTCAGAAATACCCTTCTTCCCTCAATTTGCAGCCCAGTAATGGATCACAGTTTTTAGCCAATCAGTCGAACAGCGTGACTAACATCGGTGATGGCATGGAACTTTTGCCTCAGAACATTTTTATTGATAGTGAATCTGTGTTGCAATTTAGGAGAGGGTTAGAGGAAGCTACTAAGTTCCTTCCTAGGGGTAATCAGTTGCTTGTTGATTTGGGGACTAGCATGGTATCACCTGACTGGAAGGGAGAAGATCAAAAGGTGGAAATCAAGGGGGAGAAGGGTAGAGAGAATTCACCGGATGGATTGAGGGTAAGGAAGAATCATGAGAGGGAAGATGTAGAGGTAGAAGAAGGGAAGAGTAATAAGAAGTCTGCGGTTTATGTGGAAGAGAGTGAATTGACAGAAATGTTTGATAAGTTGTTTGTTTCCACCGAAGCTATTTCTCTGCCACACGATAACAATAACAATGAAACTGTGCAGAATGAAGCAAGCAAGGCCTCACAGCCAAATGCGCAGCCGCAAGGAGTTAGTGGTGGAAAGAGCCGTGCTAAGAAACAGGACAAAAAGAAGGAAACGGTTGATTTGAGGACTCTTTTAATTCAATGTGCGCAAGCTGTATCAACAGGTGACATTAGAATTGCAAATGAGTTACTGAAGCAGATTAGGCAGCACTGTTCCCCTTATGGTGATGGGTCTCAGAGGTTGGCCCATTTCTTTGCTAATGGCCTCGAGGCACGCTTGGCTGGCACTGGCACTGGCACtggaactcaaattttttatagttcCTTAATTTTCAAAAGGATCTCAGCTTCTGAAATGTTGAAAGCTTACAACGTTTCTCTTTCAGCCATCCCTTTCAAGAGGATCTCACTATTCTTTGCTAACAAAATGATTAATAAAGTAGCAGAGAAAGCAACACGTCTTCATATTATAGACTTTGGTGTCGAATATGGTTTCCATTGGCCACTTCTGATCCATATGCTTTCAAAAAGAGTTGGAGGACCTCCCAAGCTACGTATTACAGGGATAGAAATTCCACAACCCGGATTCCGTCCGACTGAGAGTATTGAGGAGACTGGTCGTCGCTTGGCTAAGTATTGTGAGCGGTTTGATGTTCCTTTTGAGTACCATGCTCTAGCATCACAGAACTGGGAGACTATCCAAATTGAGGACCTCAAGATTGATAGGAATGAGGTGCTTGTTGTGAACTGTTGGTACCGGTTTAAGAACGTACTTGATGAGACAGTTGAAGAGACAGTTGAAGAGACCAGTCCACGGGATGCCATTTTGAATTTAATCAGGAGGATAAATCCCAATATATTTGTTCATTCTATTATTAATGGATCCTACGGTTCCCCCTTCTTTGTCACACGGTTCCGAGAAGCACTCCACCACTTCTCTGCATTGTATGACATAATTGATGTTACTTTACCCCATGTCCGTGAGAACCAACAGAGGTTGATGTTTGAGAGAGAGGTCCTTGGGAGGGAGGCTATGAATGTTTTAGCATGTGAGGGCTTACAAAGGGTTGAGAGGCCTGAGACTTACAAGCAGTGGCAGGTCCGGACTATAAGGGCTGGCTTCAGGCAGCTCCCATTGGACCGAGAGGTGATGACCTTGTTCAAGTCTAAGATGATGAAATGCTACCACAAAGATTTTGTACTTGATGAAGACAACCACTGGATGCTTCAGGGATGGAAGGGCCGAATTGTCTATGCTTCCTCTTGTTGGGTGCCAAATTAG
- the LOC132164639 gene encoding scarecrow-like protein 33 — translation MDPKFSGLPDSINNVLVADDHAFSPNSNQYPDLLNEYTFNLPSPDFSFLETSLLSPDLGHTDFAPPITVDPAAQPYAPPPGDSMSTPSVGTSPGVDSTSDDTEFSETVLKYIGQILTEDNIDDKPCLFYDPLGLKVTEKSFYDALGQKYSPSPNLHQEEPTYINLNWGSPDDVFSASTGGDYGTNSSSSTSNSTDPQWVSDVGEYKSSFSQVVPGDHVFQSNLQPTNGSQFLANQSNSMTNIGDGMELLAHNIFTDSESVLQFRKGLEEASKFLPRGKQLVVDAGTSMVSPELKGEDQKVELKGQKGERENLPDGLRGRKNHEREDVDVEEGRRNKQSAVYVEDSELTEMFDKVLLSTEALSLLCGNNDNESMQNEASKASQPNAQPQGVSGGKSRAKKQGKKREMVDLRTLLIQCAQAVSTGDIRTANELLKQIRQHSSPYGDGSHRLAHFFANGLEARLVGTGTGTQIFYSSVISKRIPVSEILKAYKVYLSVSPFKRTSLFFATKMIHKVAEKATSLHIIDFGIEYGFHWPLLIHKLSKKAGGPPKLRITGIELPQPGFRPTESIEETGRRLAKYCERFNVPFEYHALATQNWETIQIEELKIDRNEMIAVNCMYRFKNLLGETVEETNPRDAVLNLIRRINPDIFVHSIVNGAYNAPFFVTRFREALYHFSALYDIFDVTLPRENQQRLMFEREFLGREAMNVVACEGLERVERPEIYKQWQVRTIRAGFRQLPLDQEVMTLFRSKMKEWYHKDFVLDEDNHWMLQGWKGRIVYACSCWVPN, via the coding sequence ATGGATCCTAAGTTTTCTGGGTTGCCTGATTCCATAAACAATGTCTTGGTAGCTGATGACCATGCCTTTTCACCCAATTCCAATCAATACCCAGATCTTTTAAACGAGTACACATTCAATTTGCCCTCCCCTGATTTTAGCTTCCTTGAAACTTCTTTGCTTTCACCTGACCTGGGTCACACTGATTTCGCTCCGCCGATAACTGTTGACCCCGCAGCACAGCCATATGCTCCGCCCCCTGGCGATAGCATGAGCACACCGTCTGTAGGTACGAGTCCGGGGGTAGACTCGACCTCGGACGACACTGAGTTCTCGGAAACGGTTCTCAAGTACATAGGGCAGATACTTACGGAAGATAACATAGACGACAAGCCCTGCCTGTTTTACGACCCTTTGGGTCTAAAAGTCACCGAGAAATCCTTCTATGATGCTCTCGGTCAGAAATACTCTCCTTCCCCCAATCTACACCAGGAAGAACCAACTTATATCAATCTCAACTGGGGAAGCCCTGATGATGTTTTTTCTGCAAGCACTGGTGGTGATTATGGTACTAATAGTAGTTCTAGCACTAGCAATAGTACTGATCCACAGTGGGTCAGTGATGTTGGGGAGTACAAGTCGTCTTTTTCGCAAGTTGTTCCTGGTGACCATGTTTTCCAGTCCAATTTGCAGCCCACTAATGGATCACAGTTTTTAGCCAATCAGTCAAACAGCATGACTAACATCGGTGATGGCATGGAGCTTTTGGCTCATAACATTTTTACTGATAGTGAATCTGTGTTGCAATTTAGGAAAGGGTTAGAAGAAGCTAGTAAGTTCCTTCCTAGGGGTAAGCAGTTGGTGGTTGATGCGGGGACTAGCATGGTATCACCAGAGTTGAAGGGAGAGGATCAAAAGGTGGAACTGAAGGGACAgaagggtgagagagagaatttacCAGATGGGTTGAGGGGAAGGAAGAATCATGAGAGAGAAGATGTAGATGTAGAAGAAGGGAGGAGGAATAAGCAGTCTGCGGTTTATGTGGAAGACAGTGAATTAACAGAAATGTTTGATAAGGTGTTGCTTTCCACGGAAGCACTTTCTCTGCTATGTGGTAACAATGACAATGAATCCATGCAGAATGAGGCAAGCAAGGCCTCACAGCCAAATGCACAACCACAAGGAGTTAGTGGTGGGAAGAGCCGTGCTAAGAAACAGGGCAAAAAGAGGGAAATGGTAGATTTGAGGACTCTTTTGATTCAATGTGCGCAAGCTGTCTCAACAGGTGACATTAGAACTGCAAATGAGTTACTGAAACAGATTAGGCAGCACTCTTCCCCTTATGGTGATGGGTCTCATAGGTTGGCCCATTTCTTTGCTAATGGCCTTGAGGCACGCTTGGTTGGCACTGGCACtggaactcaaattttttatagttcCGTAATTTCCAAAAGGATCCCAGTTTCTGAAATATTGAAAGCTTACAAAGTTTATCTTTCAGTCTCCCCTTTCAAGAGGACCTCACTATTCTTTGCTACCAAAATGATTCATAAAGTAGCAGAGAAAGCTACAAGTCTTCATATTATAGACTTCGGTATCGAATATGGTTTCCATTGGCCACTTCTGATCCATAAGCTCTCAAAAAAAGCTGGAGGACCTCCCAAGCTACGTATTACAGGGATAGAGCTACCCCAACCTGGATTCCGTCCAACAGAGAGTATTGAGGAGACCGGTCGTCGCCTGGCTAAGTATTGTGAGCGGTTTAATGTTCCATTTGAGTACCATGCTCTAGCAACACAGAACTGGGAGACTATCCAAATTGAGGAGCTCAAGATTGATAGGAATGAGATGATTGCTGTGAACTGTATGTATCGGTTTAAGAACCTACTTGGTGAGACAGTTGAAGAGACTAATCCAAGGGATGCGGTTTTGAATTTAATCAGGAGGATAAATCCTGATATTTTTGTCCATTCTATTGTTAATGGAGCCTACAACGCCCCCTTTTTCGTCACACGGTTCCGAGAAGCACTCTACCACTTCTCTGCATTGTATGACATATTTGATGTTACTTTACCCCGTGAAAACCAACAGAGGTTGATGTTTGAGAGAGAGTTCCTTGGGAGGGAGGCTATGAATGTTGTAGCATGTGAGGGCTTAGAGAGGGTTGAGAGGCCGGAGATTTACAAGCAGTGGCAGGTCCGGACTATAAGGGCTGGTTTCAGGCAGCTCCCATTGGACCAAGAGGTGATGACCTTGTTCAGGTCTAAGATGAAGGAATGGTACCACAAGGATTTTGTACTTGATGAAGACAACCACTGGATGCTTCAGGGATGGAAGGGCCGTATTGTCTATGCTTGCAGTTGTTGGGTGCCAAATTAG
- the LOC132164460 gene encoding scarecrow-like protein 33 yields MDPKFSGLPDSINNVLVADDHAFSPNSNQYPDLLNEYTFNLPSPDFSFLETSLLSPDLGHTDFAPPITVDPAAQPYAPPPGDSMSTPSVGTSPGVDSTSDDTEFSETVLKYIGQILTEDNIDDKPCLFYDPLGLKVTEKSFYDALGQKYSPSPNLHQEEPTYINLNWGSPDDVFSASTGGDYGTNSSSSTNNSTDPQWVSDVGEYKSSFSQVVPGDHVFQSNLQPTNGSQFLANQSNSMTNIGDGMELLAHNIFTDSESVLQFRKGLEEASKFLPRGKQLVVDSGTSMVSPELKGEDQKVELKGQKGERENLPDGLRGRKNHEREDVDVEEGRRNKQSAVYVEDSELTEMFDKVLLSTEALSLLCGNNDNESMQNEASKASQPNAQPQGVSGGKSRAKKQGKKREMVDLRTLLIQCAQAVSTGDIRTANELLKQIRQHSSPYGDGSHRLAHFFANGLEARLVGTGTGTQIFYSSVISKRIPVSEILKAYKVYLSVSPFKRTSLFFATKMIHKVAEKATSLHIIDFGIEYGFHWPLLIHKLSKKAGGPPKLRITGIELPQPGFRPTESIEETGRRLAKYCERFNVPFEYHALATQNWETIQIEELKIDRNEMIAVNCMYRFKNLLGETVEETNPRDAVLNLIRRINPDIFVHSIVNGAYNAPFFVTRFREALYHFSALYDIFDVTLPRENQQRLMFEREFLGREAMNVVACEGLERVERPEIYKQWQVRTIRAGFRQLPLDQEVMTLFRSKMKEWYHKDFVLDEDNHWMLQGWKGRIVYACSCWVPN; encoded by the coding sequence ATGGATCCTAAGTTTTCTGGGTTGCCTGATTCCATAAACAATGTCTTGGTAGCTGATGACCATGCCTTTTCACCCAATTCCAATCAATACCCAGATCTTTTAAACGAGTACACATTCAATTTGCCCTCCCCTGATTTTAGCTTCCTTGAAACTTCTTTGCTTTCACCTGACCTGGGTCACACTGATTTCGCTCCGCCGATAACTGTTGACCCCGCAGCACAGCCATATGCTCCGCCCCCTGGCGATAGCATGAGCACACCGTCTGTAGGTACGAGTCCGGGGGTAGACTCGACCTCGGACGACACTGAGTTCTCGGAAACGGTTCTCAAGTACATAGGGCAGATACTTACGGAAGATAACATAGACGACAAGCCCTGCCTGTTTTACGACCCTTTGGGTCTAAAAGTCACCGAGAAATCCTTCTATGATGCTCTCGGTCAGAAATACTCTCCTTCCCCCAATCTACACCAGGAAGAACCAACTTATATCAATCTCAACTGGGGAAGCCCTGATGATGTTTTTTCTGCAAGCACTGGTGGTGATTATGGTACTAATAGTAGTTCTAGCACTAACAATAGTACTGATCCACAGTGGGTCAGTGATGTTGGGGAGTACAAGTCGTCTTTTTCGCAAGTTGTTCCTGGTGACCATGTTTTCCAGTCCAATTTGCAGCCCACTAATGGATCACAGTTTTTAGCCAATCAGTCAAACAGCATGACTAACATCGGTGATGGCATGGAGCTTTTGGCTCATAACATTTTTACTGATAGTGAATCTGTGTTGCAATTTAGGAAAGGGTTAGAAGAAGCTAGTAAGTTCCTTCCTAGGGGTAAGCAGTTGGTGGTTGATTCGGGGACTAGCATGGTATCACCAGAGTTGAAGGGAGAGGATCAAAAGGTGGAACTGAAGGGACAgaagggtgagagagagaatttacCAGATGGGTTGAGGGGAAGGAAGAATCATGAGAGAGAAGATGTAGATGTAGAAGAAGGGAGGAGGAATAAGCAGTCTGCGGTTTATGTGGAAGACAGTGAATTAACAGAAATGTTTGATAAGGTGTTGCTTTCCACGGAAGCACTTTCTCTGCTATGTGGTAACAATGACAATGAATCCATGCAGAATGAAGCAAGCAAGGCCTCACAGCCAAATGCGCAGCCACAAGGAGTTAGTGGTGGGAAGAGCCGTGCTAAGAAACAGGGCAAAAAGAGGGAAATGGTAGATTTGAGGACTCTTTTGATTCAATGTGCGCAAGCTGTCTCAACAGGTGACATTAGAACTGCAAATGAGTTACTGAAACAGATTAGGCAGCACTCTTCCCCTTATGGTGATGGGTCTCATAGGTTGGCCCATTTCTTTGCTAATGGCCTTGAGGCACGCTTGGTTGGCACTGGCACtggaactcaaattttttatagttcCGTAATTTCCAAAAGGATCCCAGTTTCTGAAATATTGAAAGCTTACAAAGTTTATCTTTCAGTCTCCCCTTTCAAGAGGACCTCACTATTCTTTGCTACCAAAATGATTCATAAAGTAGCAGAGAAAGCTACAAGTCTTCATATTATAGACTTCGGTATCGAATATGGTTTCCATTGGCCACTTCTGATCCATAAGCTCTCAAAAAAAGCTGGAGGACCTCCCAAGCTACGTATTACAGGGATAGAGCTACCCCAACCTGGATTCCGTCCAACAGAGAGTATTGAGGAGACCGGTCGTCGCCTGGCTAAGTATTGTGAGCGGTTTAATGTTCCATTTGAGTACCATGCTCTAGCAACACAGAACTGGGAGACTATCCAAATTGAGGAGCTCAAGATTGATAGGAATGAGATGATTGCTGTGAACTGTATGTATCGGTTTAAGAACCTACTTGGTGAGACAGTTGAAGAGACTAATCCAAGGGATGCGGTTTTGAATTTAATCAGGAGGATAAATCCTGATATTTTTGTCCATTCTATTGTTAATGGAGCCTACAACGCCCCCTTTTTCGTCACACGGTTCCGAGAAGCACTCTACCACTTCTCTGCATTGTATGACATATTTGATGTTACTTTACCCCGTGAAAACCAACAGAGGTTGATGTTTGAGAGAGAGTTCCTTGGGAGGGAGGCTATGAATGTTGTAGCATGTGAGGGCTTAGAGAGGGTTGAGAGGCCGGAGATTTACAAGCAGTGGCAGGTCCGGACTATAAGGGCTGGTTTCAGGCAGCTCCCATTGGACCAAGAGGTGATGACCTTGTTCAGGTCTAAGATGAAGGAATGGTACCACAAGGATTTTGTACTTGATGAAGACAACCACTGGATGCTTCAGGGATGGAAGGGCCGTATTGTCTATGCTTGCTCTTGTTGGGTGCCAAATTAG